The Anabaena sp. PCC 7108 region ATTGCTTTTCTTGATATCTTCCTGATTTTTAGCAATTGCCTCTTTGTCACCACTCTTTCTCAACTCTTCTTGTTTAGCTTTGAGTTCGGAGCGTGATACTTGCAGGGCTAAAACTTGAGTTTCTGTATTTGGTTTTTGAGTCTTAAATTCTAACTGAGCTGTACCCCCTAGTACCCTTTCTGCTTGTTCTGGGTCATTCACACCCGGCAGTTGTACTAATATTTTATCTAAACCTACAGTTTGAATTACTGGTTCCGAAACACCTAAACCATTAATTCGTCCTTCCACCACCTTCTTCACGGCCTCCAATTCTCTTTCGGTGATTTGCTTAATTTCCGCTGTTGGTTTCACCTGAATTGTAAGCTGTGAGCCGCCCCGCAAGTCCAGCCCCAATGGTACGGGAATTGTCGCAATCACCGCAATAGCGGCAATGACCAAAACTATAATCAACGCTAATAGCGATCGCTGTCTTTGCATACTATCACTCACAACTGACAAATGCTATAATAGCGTTCTTTGATCCCGTTGTGAGTAGAAGTTTTGATAGGGAACAGGGAACAGGTGACAGGTAACAGGCAAGAGAAAGAATTTTCAAAATTGCATTACCCATCACCAATTACCTAAACTCGCAAAGCTACCATTTTTTGGACTGCTTCGACGATTTGCTCTGGTTGGATAATTGTTAAACGCTCAAGATTACCGTTGTAAGGTGTGGGTATATCTTGGGAAGAAAGCCGCAGTACCGGGGCATCTAATTCGTCAAATAAGCGATCATTGATAGAAGCGGTTAATTCTGCGCCAATACCTCCAGTTCTCATGCACTCTTCGACAATAATCACACGGTGGGTTTTCCGTATTGATGCGCCAATGGTATCAAAATCTAGAGGTTTGAGAGATATCAAATCAATAACTTCTGGATCGTATCCTTGTTTTTCCAAAGTTTTTACGGCTTGCAGTACATGATACCGCATCCGAGAATAGGTCAAAATCGTCACATCTTTCCCTTGACGGACTACTTCTGCTTTATCCAGTGGTAGTACATATTCTGTTTCTGGCAGATTTTCTTTTAAGTTATAAAGCAAAACGTGTTCAAAAAATAACACGGGATTATCATCGCGGATTGCGGCTTTGAGTAGTCCTTTGGCGTTGTAAGGTGTGGAACAAGCAACAATCTTTAACCCTGGAACGGCTTGGAAATAAGCTTCTAGTCGCTGAGAATGTTCTGCACCTAGCTGTCTACCTACACCACCTGGACCACGAATGACCATAGGAATTTTAAAGTTACCGCCAGAAGTGTAGCGCAACATACCAGCGTTGTTAGAGATTTGGTTGAAGGCTAATAGCAAAAAGCCCATATTCATACCTTCAATGATAGGTCTTAACCCCGTCATTGCGGCTCCTACAGCCAACCCTGTAAAGCTATTTTCGGCAATAGGGGTGTCTAAAACTCTGAGTTCGCCATACTTTTGATATAGGTCTTTGGTTACTTTATAGGAACCTCCGTACTGTCCTACGTCTTCACCAAGAACGAATACGCTAGAGTCACGCGCCATTTCTTCATCAATGGCTTCCCGTAGGGCGTTAAAAAATAGTGTTTCTGCCATTTAGACCTTGAGTACAATTTATTGTTTTAGAATTTTATCGTGTGATTGTCCCCAATACCGTCAGCGATCGCACTCTTATTGGAGACTAGGAACTGGGGACATATCCTAATCTTCTACCACTTCATATAAATCTTCAATCAAAACTTCAAACGTCCGTGCCAACTTGTCTAAAGCTGTAACGTCAACAGTTGCCAAGCCAGGAGAACGGGCATAAACCTTCAGCGCACTGTAGCCTACCCCGGAACGGTCAGACAATTCTTTCAGCGTCCAGCCTTTTTCCGAGGCAAACTCACGAATTCGCAACCTTACCAAACCCATACTTGACAAAAGGTATATATGTACCCTTTAATATCCATTGTCATAATAAAAAGCGATCCTGTCCACTCTACCAAATAAAAGTGTGATCGGCAAGATGAAGTGAGACAATTACGGTTAAAACCTTTTTTGGGGAATTATTTATCAGCTATTTCTGTCCATTCTAGAAATTTATTTAAGGCTTCATCACTGGTTATTTAACTGTCAAATATATCGCAAATTTCTTCTTTGATTCGATACATATCTCTTCAAAAAAGAGCGATTTTTTTAACTGCTTGGTTTTTTCTTTAACTAATCAACTTATTGTTATTTATAAGAATATTTCTACAAATACCATACACTCACAAAAAATAATTTATAGTGTTTTTACAATCAATAAAACAGGAAATATTAATAGCATAAATTATGAAAAATATAGTAACAAAAGTATCAAAATAGCCAACAAATATTTTGTTGTTTAGATTTAGATTATATAGATATAAATTAAGCATTTATGGATTTTGTCAAGATATCAATAAATTTTCATAAATATCTAAAAAAAATTAGTGCAAAATCTAAGTTTATCTGTTAATAATTAAGGTTATTAATTGCTTTTTCACAAAATAAAAGTAATTAATAATACCGAGGTATAATAGCCTATAAAGTGCTTTTGCCTTGAGCATACAAACAAATTTAGAAATTAATTTCCTAACTTAGACTTATGAATATCCTCTCCAATCAGAAATTTCAAATCACAGCAGGTATTGTCAGTTTAGTACTGGTTAATTTAGCTAATAACTATCTAGCTTCACAGTCTGTTAATAAGCCGCTAATTCAGCAACAACAAGTTACACCTAATTTAGCTTTTATTCAGCCTTTAAATACTCCTCAATCTCAAACTTACCTGACTAAAGCGCCGAGTAGTAATTTTATCAATCAGCAAATATCGGATCTAAATATCACCCAAAAATCTAAAAACACATCCGTATTCTATTCTGTTGTTGATGAGTGGAAAAAATATCAATATAGTGTAAATGGTAATCATGTTTTAAAAGCTGTCAACTTACCAACTACCAAAGTTAATTTTAATCAAACAGATTTATTAACAGTTCTGACAAATACTAGAAAATATTTCCAAGATTATGCCCAAAAAGACCCTGATATTTCTCGAAATGGACTCCTACTAAGTCAAGGAGTCACGTTAGAAGATATTCTCAAGACTTTAGATTTTATGATTACGGTTTTACAGGAAGATATTAGTAATAATCGTGTCACTCGGTTACAAGATCCAAATTTTATTAATGCCAATTTTCGAGTAATTAAATGGTCTGCTTATAACCCTGAAAAGCCAAAACAGACAAAGTTAAGAATTACAAAATATGCTGTTTTTACTCATCCTGGCTCTCGCAGTAAAACTTCTAACTATAATGTACCAATCTATAGTCTAAAAGAAAATTTACCTAATAATAATTTTTATATGAAATATACAAAACAAGA contains the following coding sequences:
- a CDS encoding alpha-ketoacid dehydrogenase subunit beta, which codes for MAETLFFNALREAIDEEMARDSSVFVLGEDVGQYGGSYKVTKDLYQKYGELRVLDTPIAENSFTGLAVGAAMTGLRPIIEGMNMGFLLLAFNQISNNAGMLRYTSGGNFKIPMVIRGPGGVGRQLGAEHSQRLEAYFQAVPGLKIVACSTPYNAKGLLKAAIRDDNPVLFFEHVLLYNLKENLPETEYVLPLDKAEVVRQGKDVTILTYSRMRYHVLQAVKTLEKQGYDPEVIDLISLKPLDFDTIGASIRKTHRVIIVEECMRTGGIGAELTASINDRLFDELDAPVLRLSSQDIPTPYNGNLERLTIIQPEQIVEAVQKMVALRV
- a CDS encoding helix-turn-helix transcriptional regulator, with the protein product MGLVRLRIREFASEKGWTLKELSDRSGVGYSALKVYARSPGLATVDVTALDKLARTFEVLIEDLYEVVED